The DNA sequence CGCAAGGTTGGGCGTGCGTGGGGGCGGAGGCGCCGCCTGGAGTATCTCCAGCGGCTGAGTCGGCGCTCCTGACCGGCCGCTCGGAGAACGCGGCAACAGCCGGTCAGCTCAGCGCAGCTCGGTCAGTGGTCCCAGCGCGACCACGGTCGGACGGGTCAGCGGGCAGAGGGCCAGCACGGCCTGCACGTCCTCCAGGGTGACGCGGGCGGCGCGGTCCACCAGTTCGGCGGTGCTCAGCGGGCGCCCCAGCGCGAGGTGTTCCATGCCCAGCAGGAACAGGCGGCCCTGCGGGGTCTCGGCGCGCAGCAGCGTGGAGACGGCCAGCTTGCGCGCGGCGCGGCGCACGGCGGCTTCCGTCAGCGCGGCGGGGGCGGTCGCCAACACGGCGCGGTAGGCGTCCAGCACCGCCTGCGCGCGCCCGGGGTCGCAGGAAAAGCCGCCCTCGAAGCTGCCTGCGTCCGCGTAGTCGAGGTGCCCGAGGTCGGCGCTGTCGGCCAGCCCGGTGTCCAGCAGCGCCCAGTACAGCAGCCCGTTCTCGCCGCCGATGAGTTCAGCCAGCACCGCCGCCGCCTCGCGCAGGGGGTGCCGGGCAGGCAGACCGGGAAAGGCCAGCGCGACCTGCACGCGCGACAGGGCGGGGTCGTGCAGGGTGCGGAGGGTGCCGGGCGCGGCGGGCGGCGCCGCCGGAACGCTGGACGCGGGCGTGCCGGCGGCCCAGTCCCCCAGCGTCTCCTCTGCCCAGGCCAGGACAGCCTCCGGGTCGAAAGCGCCGACGACCGCCAGCGTCACCCGGTCCGCGCCGTAGCGTTCGCGCCAGTGGCGGACCAGCGCCTCGCGGCTCAGGGCGCCCACCGTCTGCGGGGTGCCCAGCACGGCGTGGCCCAGCGGGTGCGCGCCCCAGAAGTCGGCCCGCAGCTCGTCGGCCACCCGCACGCCGGGCTGGTCGGCGTACATGGCGATCTCTTCGAGAATCACGCCGCGCTCGGTTTCGATATCGCCCGCGCGTAGGGCCGGGCGCAGCAGCTCGGTCAGGGTGTCCAGCAGTTCGGGCGTGTGCTCGGGCAGCGTGGCCGCGTGGTAGACGGTCGCCTCCTCGCCCGTAAAGGCGTTGGCGTGGCCGCCCAGCTCGTCGAGGCGCGCGTTGAGTTCGGCGGCGCTCAGCCGCTCGGACCCCTTGAACATCAGGTGTTCGAGGAAATGCGAGGCGCCCAGCTCGGCGGGCCGCTCGTCGCGCGCGCCCGTCGCCACGAAGTACCCGGCGGCGACCGTCTGCGCGTCCGGGTCGGGTTCGAGCAGCAGGGTCAGGCCATTGGGGAGAATGCGGGGGGACAGGGTGGGCGGCTCGGCGGCGGGCCGGGTCATGCCGCCTCCCCCGCGCCCGCCAGGGCCGCCGGGCCGAGGGTCACGACGGTGGCCTGCGCGGCGGGGTCGTAGCCGGCCAGGAAGGCGTTGACCCCTTCCAGCGTCAGGGCGCTCAGCTCGGCGCGCAGGGCCACCACCGGGCGGACGTGCCCGAACAGCGCCAGGTCGCGGGTGAGGCCCCCAGCGCGGGCACGCAGGCTCTCGGCCCCGAAGACGACGCTGGCGGTCAGGCCCGCGCGGGCGCGCCCGAACTCGGCGGCCGTCAGGCCCTGCGGCAGCCGCGCGAGTTCGGCCAGCACCACCGCCAGCGTCTCGGGGGCCTGCTGCGGGGTGCTGCCCGCGTAGGCGTTCAGGAAGCCCTGCCCCGCCAGCACGACCGGCGAGGCGCCCACGCTGTAGGCCAGCCCGCGTTCCTCGCGCACCGCGTGAAAGAGGCGGCTGGCGCTGCCGCCCGACAGCGCCGTCAGCGCGACCTGCCAGTTGAGCCAGTTGGGACTGCGCGGCGAGACCCCCGGCGCGCTGAGGCTCAGGTGCGTCTGCTCGCCCTCCGGATGAGGGACGTGGGCGCGCAGGCCGGGGCGAAAGTGGGCCGGGACGGGCGCGTCCTCGCCGGGGCGCCACCCCGAGAAGGTCCGCTCGACCAGGGCGCGCACCTCCGGCGGCTCGGCGTCCGCGACCAGACCCAGCACGCTGCCGCGCGTGCCGTAGCGGGTCAGGAACGCCCCCACGCTGTCCGCGCTGAGGGCCGCCAGGCCCTCCGGGGTGCCGCTCGCCGGGTGGGCGTAGCCCGCAAAGGGCGAGGCCGGGTCCGCCGGGAAAGCCAGCCGCCGCGCCTCCACCGCCAGGCGGTCGGGCGGGCTGTCCTCCAGGCCCTCCAGGTCCTGCCGGGCGAGGTCCGTCAGGATGGGCAGTTCCTCCGGCGGCAGGGCCGGGCGCAGCAACAGGTCGGCCACCAGCCCCAGCGCAGCGGGCAGGTCGCGGCTCAGGCCACTCACGCCGAAGCGGGTCGCCTCCGGGCCGACGCCCCCGCTGCGCCGCACGCCCAGGTCGTCGAAGGCGTCTCCCAGCGCGCGGGCGCTCCGGCCCCCGGCGCCCTTGTGAAGCCACTCTTCGAGCACGCTCGCCGACCCCTCGCGGCCCCGGGGGTCGTGGGCGCTCCCCACCGGCACGCGCAGGTCAAGCGCGAAGCCGGGTCCCCGGCGGCGCTCGAAGGCCAGGGTCAGGCCGCTGTCCAGGTTCCAGACCTGCGCTTCGGGGGCGGGCGTCGTCGTCACGGGGGGCGTCACCGGGGGATTGTACCCCGCTCCCGCGCGGCGACTGGGAGCCAGACGACAGGCCGCTCTCCTCTCTTTTCACGTGCCGTCAGCCCGGCGCAACTCCGGCGGCGGCGGCGCGTGCAGCTCCAGCCGCTCGCCGCTGCGGGGATGGATGAAGCTCAGCCGCTCGGCGTGCAGCCAGTAGCCCAGGTCGCCCGGCAACCCCGGCAGCTCGGGCCTTGGCCCGCCGCCCGGCACGTAGAGCGGGTCCCCGACCAGCGGATGTCCGACAGAAGCGAGGTGAATGCGAATCTGGTGGGGCCGCCCGGAATGAATGTCCACCTCGAAGAGGGTGCTGCCCTCCTCCGCCCGGCGCTCCAGCACCCGGGCCACGCTGCGCGACGCCTTGCCCGCCGCGCTCGCCGCGTACACGCGGCCCAGCCGGGGGTGCGGCACCGGGCCGATGGGCGCGGTGATGTCGTAGGCTTGCCCCTCCGCCAGCCCGGCAGAGAGCGCCCGGTACCGCTTCTCGACCGCCTGCGCCCGCCAGGCGCGCAGCAGCACCGACGCGGCCGGGGGCGTGCGCGCGAACAGCACCAGCCCCGAGGTCCCGCGCCCCAGGCGGTGCAGCGGCGTGGCTTCCGGAAAGTCGCGCCGCACGCAGGCCAGCAGCGTGTGGTCGAGAAAGCCCCCGCCCGGCAGGGTGGGCAGCCCCGACGGCTTGGCGACCGCCAGCAGCTCGGCGTCGCGGTGCAGGACCTCGAAAGCCAGCGGCGCGTCCGGCTCGTGCCAGGGGGGACGCCGCCATTCGAGCGTCTGGCCGGGCCGCAGCACCTCGCCCCCATGCACGCCCAGGCCGTCCAGACGGACCTCGCCGCCCTCCAGCCGCGCCCGCCACTCGGCCTCGCCGGAATGGCGGTAGTGCCGCGTCAGGTACGCGAGGACGCTCAGGTCACGGGCGCGCGGTCCCAGCGTCTCGCGGTAGGTGTAACCGCCGTTGAGGGCCATAGAGGCAGCCTAGCGGAGCCGGGCGCGCTTCCGGGAACCGGGACGCCGGGGGTGTCCTGAGGGCGGGGCGGGCGGGTGCCGGGCGCTCCTCACTGTGTCGGGCGGCCCGGCAACGCTCATCGACGCGCCCGATGCTGGGGCAGATGCTGCGCCGTCCCCTCCGTCTGCTGCTCGTGTTGCTCCTGATTGCCGGGGCCGCCTACCTGCTGTGGCCATACCTGGAACAGGCCCGCCGCTATTCGGCGCTGCTCGCGGCCCCCACACCGGCCGAGGGGAGCTTGCCCAATCCGCTGCCCGGCCAACGGTTCGTGGACACCTGGGGGGCTGCCCGCAGCGCGGGGCGCAGGCACGAAGGCGTGGACATCTTCGCCCCGCGCGGCACCCCGATTCGCGCCACCACGCCGGGCGTCGTGCTCAACGTGGGCGAGAACCGTCTGGGCGGGCGCACGGTGATGATCCTCGGCCCCGGCGGACAGCGGCACTACTACGCGCACCTGGAACGCTACCGCGAGGACCTTCAAGAAGGCGACTGGGTTCAGGCGGGCGACGTGGTGGGGTACGTCGGGGACAGCGGCAACGCGCGGGGCACGCCGCCGCACCTGCACTACGGGATTTACACGGGAGGCGGGGCGATCAATCCGTATCCGCTGCTGCAAGGGGAGTGAAATGGGAAGGAATTACAAGTCCACATGCTGGAAGCTTGTTGGGTAAGCGAGCAGGTATGAGCCTGTTGGGAAGTTGAGTGCTCTGACAATCGTGAGCACCTGGGCGATGACCCTTTGTGGCTCTTGCCTGACCTGCTCATCAATCTCAATGCTCAGTTCTACGACACCCATGCCCACTTGAGGGCCGGAGACATAGCCTATCGCCAGTCTTTCCAATGTCAGCTTTAAAGCGTCTTCAATCTCGTTCTGTTCATTGACTCCAAAGTCATCTGCCAATGGAAATATAAGCTCAATAAAATCCACTTGGGATGCGTCCTCTTTCATTCCATCCCTACTGCCAGCACCACACACTCGCGGCGGCTGACCGACAGCTCGGCGCAGAGCAGGCGCGGGTGTCCCCACAATGCCTCCCGCTCGGGATCGCCCGTGTGCGGCGAGAGGTTCAGAGGATGTGCGGAAGTCATGCGAGCACCGCCAGCGCCTCGTCCAACCCGGCCCCCAGGGCACGCAGGGTCCTGAGCGTGCCTGCCCGGTGCAGCCGCAGCGCCCGGTCGAAGTCCCCGGCGTGGACGGCGAAGGAGCGCATCACCGGAGTCTCCGGCGTGGTGCCCGAGTCCAGAAACCCCACCAGCGCCAGCCGCAGGGCCGCCGACTGCACAGCCTCAGGCGCCCGCCCCACCCGAATCTTCTTGCGGCTGACGTAAGGGTCGTCCGTGAGGAGGCGGGTGCAGCCCGCCCAGGGATCCGGCGCGGCGTACT is a window from the Deinococcus budaensis genome containing:
- a CDS encoding RluA family pseudouridine synthase gives rise to the protein MALNGGYTYRETLGPRARDLSVLAYLTRHYRHSGEAEWRARLEGGEVRLDGLGVHGGEVLRPGQTLEWRRPPWHEPDAPLAFEVLHRDAELLAVAKPSGLPTLPGGGFLDHTLLACVRRDFPEATPLHRLGRGTSGLVLFARTPPAASVLLRAWRAQAVEKRYRALSAGLAEGQAYDITAPIGPVPHPRLGRVYAASAAGKASRSVARVLERRAEEGSTLFEVDIHSGRPHQIRIHLASVGHPLVGDPLYVPGGGPRPELPGLPGDLGYWLHAERLSFIHPRSGERLELHAPPPPELRRADGT
- a CDS encoding pitrilysin family protein; the encoded protein is MTPPVTTTPAPEAQVWNLDSGLTLAFERRRGPGFALDLRVPVGSAHDPRGREGSASVLEEWLHKGAGGRSARALGDAFDDLGVRRSGGVGPEATRFGVSGLSRDLPAALGLVADLLLRPALPPEELPILTDLARQDLEGLEDSPPDRLAVEARRLAFPADPASPFAGYAHPASGTPEGLAALSADSVGAFLTRYGTRGSVLGLVADAEPPEVRALVERTFSGWRPGEDAPVPAHFRPGLRAHVPHPEGEQTHLSLSAPGVSPRSPNWLNWQVALTALSGGSASRLFHAVREERGLAYSVGASPVVLAGQGFLNAYAGSTPQQAPETLAVVLAELARLPQGLTAAEFGRARAGLTASVVFGAESLRARAGGLTRDLALFGHVRPVVALRAELSALTLEGVNAFLAGYDPAAQATVVTLGPAALAGAGEAA
- a CDS encoding M23 family metallopeptidase, whose translation is MLRRPLRLLLVLLLIAGAAYLLWPYLEQARRYSALLAAPTPAEGSLPNPLPGQRFVDTWGAARSAGRRHEGVDIFAPRGTPIRATTPGVVLNVGENRLGGRTVMILGPGGQRHYYAHLERYREDLQEGDWVQAGDVVGYVGDSGNARGTPPHLHYGIYTGGGAINPYPLLQGE
- a CDS encoding M16 family metallopeptidase, encoding MTRPAAEPPTLSPRILPNGLTLLLEPDPDAQTVAAGYFVATGARDERPAELGASHFLEHLMFKGSERLSAAELNARLDELGGHANAFTGEEATVYHAATLPEHTPELLDTLTELLRPALRAGDIETERGVILEEIAMYADQPGVRVADELRADFWGAHPLGHAVLGTPQTVGALSREALVRHWRERYGADRVTLAVVGAFDPEAVLAWAEETLGDWAAGTPASSVPAAPPAAPGTLRTLHDPALSRVQVALAFPGLPARHPLREAAAVLAELIGGENGLLYWALLDTGLADSADLGHLDYADAGSFEGGFSCDPGRAQAVLDAYRAVLATAPAALTEAAVRRAARKLAVSTLLRAETPQGRLFLLGMEHLALGRPLSTAELVDRAARVTLEDVQAVLALCPLTRPTVVALGPLTELR